Proteins encoded by one window of Streptomyces sp. LX-29:
- a CDS encoding cytochrome P450, with protein MDAPTSPRAASERPYDPIDLSSRAFWERTAEERDASYAVLRAERPVSWHPPLEERMFPDPDDSGFWAVVRHEDIVTVSRRHDLFVSGAGVLFENIPEELVDGSQSLLSMDPPRHTRIRRLASGAFTWRQLTRMGQRISSHARRIVDDLAARPDGRAEFVADCAALLPMRVISDVVGIPHDQQEAMAASVAEGLSAAEGTPDGGTPAERIVEGNRALRRMALELAGRRRERPADDLMTSLVQAEIDGERLTDDEIADFFLVLCIAGNDSTTQAIAHGLRLLTALPAQRAWLLADFDARIDTAVEEILRYGTPVMTFRRTAATDTTLGGRDIAAGDKVVMFYASGNRDAAVFPRPDRYDLGRAPNPHLAFGGGGAHFCLAAQLARAQLRVLFRELLGRLPDIEAGEPRFLTGTAIHGVTRLPCRFTPSPQGTA; from the coding sequence GTGGACGCACCGACCAGCCCCCGCGCCGCCAGCGAGCGCCCCTACGACCCCATCGACCTGTCCTCTCGCGCCTTCTGGGAGCGGACCGCCGAGGAACGGGACGCCTCCTACGCCGTCCTGCGCGCCGAGCGGCCCGTCTCCTGGCATCCGCCGCTCGAGGAGAGGATGTTCCCGGACCCGGACGACTCCGGATTCTGGGCCGTCGTACGCCATGAGGACATCGTCACCGTCAGCCGTCGCCACGACCTGTTCGTCTCCGGAGCCGGGGTGCTCTTCGAGAACATCCCCGAGGAACTCGTCGACGGCTCGCAGTCCCTGCTCTCCATGGACCCGCCACGCCACACCAGGATCAGGCGGCTGGCCAGTGGCGCGTTCACCTGGCGCCAGCTGACCCGTATGGGGCAGCGGATCAGCTCCCACGCACGCCGGATCGTCGACGACCTGGCCGCGCGCCCCGACGGCCGGGCGGAGTTCGTCGCGGACTGCGCCGCACTGCTGCCGATGCGCGTCATCTCCGACGTCGTCGGCATCCCCCACGACCAGCAGGAAGCCATGGCCGCGTCGGTCGCCGAGGGGCTGAGCGCCGCCGAAGGCACCCCGGACGGCGGCACTCCGGCCGAACGTATCGTCGAAGGCAACCGCGCGCTGCGCCGCATGGCACTCGAGCTGGCCGGCCGGCGCCGCGAGCGGCCCGCCGACGACCTGATGACCTCGCTCGTCCAGGCCGAGATCGACGGGGAGCGGCTGACCGACGACGAGATCGCCGACTTCTTCCTGGTGCTGTGCATCGCCGGCAACGACAGCACCACCCAGGCCATCGCCCACGGCCTGCGGCTCCTCACCGCCCTCCCGGCACAACGCGCCTGGCTGCTGGCCGACTTCGACGCCCGCATCGACACGGCCGTGGAGGAGATCCTCCGCTACGGCACGCCCGTGATGACCTTCCGCCGCACCGCGGCGACCGACACCACGCTCGGCGGCCGGGACATCGCGGCCGGCGACAAGGTCGTGATGTTCTACGCCTCCGGCAACCGCGACGCCGCCGTCTTCCCCCGCCCGGACCGCTACGACCTCGGCCGCGCCCCCAACCCCCATCTGGCCTTCGGCGGCGGTGGCGCCCACTTCTGCCTGGCCGCCCAACTGGCCAGGGCACAACTGCGGGTCCTCTTCCGGGAACTGCTCGGCCGGCTGCCCGACATCGAGGCCGGCGAGCCGCGCTTCCTCACCGGCACCGCCATCCACGGTGTGACCCGGCTTCCCTGCCGGTTCACCCCATCGCCCCAGGGCACCGCGTGA
- a CDS encoding cytochrome P450 has protein sequence MPAPLPVPDAPGSWPALGHVPQLLRRPLAFMRSLTDHGDLVRIRLGHKPVYVATHPDLVRSMLVTDAHGYTRGIGHAKALAFIGPILVATTGEPHRRQRRLMQPCFHRERIESYVSGMCAAAEATADSWSANDVVDMLPTMTDLATAMITKSLFFSDLGAQAEKDLRKVGSSILHVARMSAVLPGIYRRLPTAGNRELPPAQAVIERTIAAYRAEGRDHGDMLSMLLRTTDAAGVGLTDREIRDEIMGLAITGIGGPAAIASWIFHELGQHPDIERRLHEELDTVLDGRRPGHQDLARLTYTQRLVKEALRKYPGWVGMRRACEPVRLGEHELPAGTEVMYSAYALQNDARWYPDPDRFDPDRWDSKRSVGRVKKGAWVPFSAGVYKCIGDGFTEMETAVAVAVIASRWRLRPVPGRDVRAVHQHTHVVPGRLRMIVEPRSAARKTRAPHLAPQVSR, from the coding sequence ATGCCTGCCCCTCTCCCCGTCCCCGACGCGCCCGGCTCCTGGCCGGCCCTGGGCCATGTGCCGCAGCTCCTCCGGCGGCCGCTCGCCTTCATGCGCTCCCTCACCGACCACGGCGACCTGGTCAGAATCCGGCTCGGCCACAAACCCGTCTACGTCGCCACCCATCCCGACCTGGTCCGGTCCATGCTGGTCACCGACGCGCACGGCTACACGCGCGGCATCGGCCACGCCAAGGCGCTCGCCTTCATCGGACCCATCCTGGTGGCGACCACCGGCGAGCCGCACCGCCGCCAGCGCCGCCTCATGCAGCCCTGCTTCCACCGGGAACGGATCGAGAGCTACGTCTCCGGAATGTGCGCCGCCGCCGAGGCGACCGCCGATTCCTGGTCCGCGAACGACGTCGTGGACATGCTGCCCACCATGACCGACCTGGCCACCGCGATGATCACGAAGTCGTTGTTCTTCTCGGACCTGGGCGCGCAGGCGGAAAAGGACCTGCGGAAGGTCGGCAGCTCCATTCTGCACGTGGCCCGCATGAGCGCCGTTCTCCCGGGAATCTACCGGCGGCTGCCGACGGCCGGAAACCGGGAACTCCCCCCGGCACAGGCCGTCATCGAACGCACCATCGCCGCGTACCGCGCGGAGGGCCGCGACCACGGCGACATGCTCTCCATGCTGCTGCGCACGACGGACGCCGCCGGCGTCGGCCTGACCGACCGGGAGATCCGCGACGAGATCATGGGGCTCGCCATCACCGGCATCGGCGGACCCGCCGCCATCGCCTCCTGGATCTTCCACGAGCTCGGTCAGCACCCCGACATCGAGCGGCGGCTGCACGAGGAGCTGGACACCGTCCTCGACGGCCGACGACCCGGCCACCAGGACCTCGCCCGGCTGACCTACACCCAGCGGCTCGTCAAGGAGGCGCTGCGCAAGTACCCGGGGTGGGTGGGCATGCGACGCGCGTGTGAGCCCGTCCGGCTGGGCGAGCACGAGCTCCCCGCCGGCACGGAGGTCATGTACAGCGCGTACGCCCTCCAGAACGACGCCCGCTGGTACCCGGACCCCGACCGGTTCGACCCCGACCGCTGGGACTCCAAGCGGAGCGTGGGGCGGGTCAAGAAGGGCGCCTGGGTGCCGTTCTCGGCAGGGGTCTACAAGTGCATCGGAGACGGCTTCACCGAGATGGAGACGGCCGTCGCGGTCGCCGTCATCGCCTCCCGCTGGCGGCTGCGCCCGGTGCCCGGGCGCGACGTCCGCGCCGTCCACCAACACACCCACGTCGTCCCGGGCCGCCTGCGCATGATCGTGGAACCCCGGAGCGCCGCCCGGAAGACCCGCGCCCCGCACCTGGCGCCGCAGGTGAGCAGGTGA
- a CDS encoding ketoacyl-ACP synthase III family protein codes for MSEAVEAGLLEAAEVERSGLLGAAVAGYTSAPEMAVRAVRSALERWGGEVSALGLLLYADGYRCGPDGWLPHSYVMREAVGGDLLAVGVRQGCNGVFGALELAAAYLRGGGGEAALVTAADNMGPPLVDRWRASPGYLLGDGASAAVLTREPGFARLLSVNSTAVPELEALHRGAQPLDPAASARALPLDLGARQAEFLATGEAPADWMLMVMKAQRELMAVTLDEAGIGVEDLAWVVPAHAGRDLVDAWLASLGLPLERSTWDFGRRVGHLMASDQLVSFEHLLATGRTGPGDRILLAGSGPGLGIAAAVVEVVAPPPWRP; via the coding sequence GTGAGTGAGGCGGTCGAGGCGGGCTTGCTGGAGGCCGCGGAGGTGGAGCGGTCCGGCCTGTTGGGAGCCGCCGTGGCCGGTTACACCTCGGCGCCGGAGATGGCGGTACGGGCGGTCCGGTCGGCCCTGGAGCGCTGGGGCGGTGAGGTGTCGGCGCTCGGCCTGCTGCTCTACGCGGACGGCTACCGTTGCGGCCCCGACGGCTGGTTGCCGCACTCGTATGTGATGCGGGAGGCGGTCGGCGGCGATCTGCTGGCGGTCGGCGTCCGGCAGGGGTGCAACGGGGTCTTCGGCGCCCTTGAACTGGCGGCGGCGTATCTCCGCGGAGGCGGCGGCGAGGCGGCGTTGGTCACCGCGGCCGACAACATGGGCCCTCCGCTGGTGGACCGCTGGCGGGCGAGCCCGGGCTATCTGCTGGGGGACGGCGCCTCGGCCGCGGTGCTGACCCGGGAGCCGGGCTTCGCGCGGCTCCTGTCGGTCAACTCCACGGCGGTGCCCGAGCTCGAGGCCCTGCACCGGGGGGCGCAGCCGCTGGATCCGGCCGCCTCGGCCCGCGCCCTGCCCCTCGACCTGGGCGCCCGGCAGGCGGAGTTCCTGGCGACCGGAGAGGCGCCCGCGGACTGGATGCTGATGGTGATGAAGGCGCAGCGCGAACTGATGGCCGTCACCCTGGACGAGGCGGGCATCGGCGTCGAGGACCTCGCCTGGGTGGTGCCGGCACACGCGGGGCGGGACCTCGTGGACGCCTGGCTGGCCTCCCTGGGGCTCCCGCTGGAGCGGTCCACCTGGGACTTCGGCCGGCGGGTGGGGCATCTGATGGCCAGCGACCAGTTGGTCTCCTTCGAGCATCTGCTCGCGACCGGGCGGACCGGTCCGGGCGACCGCATCCTGCTGGCGGGCTCGGGCCCCGGTCTGGGTATCGCCGCGGCCGTCGTGGAGGTCGTCGCCCCGCCGCCGTGGCGCCCCTGA
- a CDS encoding spirocyclase AveC family protein, with the protein MTDLVDEGRPAAAGRAETAHGLRLCTLPVVLWAVVGAAVLGLQVYVFTSWFADGGYRLEKAPAAVGGGDATRPADVLVPLSSVLGVLVLAVYLYRRCRARRRLTFDALLFIGLLLASWQSPLMNWVNPVLASNVNVFGAVASWGPYVPGWQSAGPHREAELPLATLSICMTALIAAVACSKGIGMAAARRPRWGVARLVGFGFLLVMVFDLCEPLISFVGISVWTRSVPELTLWSGAWYQFPLYQMVASALFGAALGAMRHFRNARDETCLESGAGLLPRGVRPWARLLAVVGGANVCIGLYTGTHILFSLLDGGAPDRLPDFFRPPAGY; encoded by the coding sequence ATGACCGACCTCGTCGACGAAGGGCGGCCGGCCGCCGCCGGGCGGGCGGAGACCGCTCACGGCCTGCGGCTGTGCACCCTGCCCGTGGTGTTGTGGGCCGTTGTCGGCGCCGCGGTGCTGGGGCTCCAGGTGTACGTCTTCACCTCGTGGTTCGCCGACGGCGGCTATCGGCTGGAGAAGGCGCCCGCGGCCGTGGGCGGTGGCGACGCGACGCGGCCGGCCGATGTGTTGGTGCCGCTGTCCTCGGTGCTCGGCGTGCTGGTCCTCGCGGTGTACCTGTACCGGCGGTGCCGGGCCCGACGGCGGCTGACCTTCGACGCCCTGCTGTTCATCGGGCTGCTGCTGGCGAGTTGGCAGAGCCCCCTGATGAACTGGGTCAATCCGGTGCTCGCGTCGAACGTCAACGTGTTCGGCGCGGTCGCCTCGTGGGGTCCCTATGTGCCCGGCTGGCAGAGTGCGGGACCCCACCGGGAGGCGGAGCTGCCGTTGGCGACGCTGAGCATCTGCATGACCGCCCTGATCGCGGCCGTGGCCTGTAGCAAGGGGATCGGCATGGCCGCCGCTCGCCGGCCGCGGTGGGGCGTGGCGCGGCTGGTCGGGTTCGGCTTCCTGCTCGTCATGGTGTTCGACCTCTGTGAGCCGCTGATCTCCTTCGTGGGCATCTCCGTGTGGACGCGGTCGGTTCCGGAGCTCACCCTCTGGAGCGGCGCCTGGTACCAGTTCCCGCTGTACCAGATGGTGGCGTCCGCGCTGTTCGGGGCGGCGCTGGGGGCGATGCGCCACTTCCGCAACGCGCGGGACGAGACCTGTCTGGAGTCGGGGGCGGGACTGCTGCCGCGGGGGGTACGGCCGTGGGCGCGGCTGCTGGCGGTGGTGGGCGGCGCCAACGTGTGCATCGGCCTCTACACCGGCACGCACATCCTCTTCTCTCTGCTGGACGGTGGCGCCCCGGACCGACTGCCCGACTTCTTCCGCCCGCCGGCGGGCTACTGA